A genomic window from Prochlorococcus sp. RS04 includes:
- a CDS encoding glycosyltransferase family 2 protein, with protein MNVSIVIPTYNRLPILEKCLFALENQKLNTKISNYEVIVVDDGSTDGTTSWINKNKANLPHVILFQQEHGGPALGRNLGVIKSKYEIIIFIDSDLIVLDNFINCHVEKLLAYWRKNNKKCFTYGSVVNTSNFLNPQSEKHKIMDTSFAYFATGNVAIAKELILSVGLFDTSFSLYGWEDLELGERLKKIGTKLIKCPNAVGFHWHPPFNCEQIDSLIAQEKERAKMALVFYKKHPNLRVRFMIQLTPLHNLLWQILCLGGLISVDRIFPLLRFLVNIRRNRLALEILRIPLNMIYIKQLTKLR; from the coding sequence ATGAATGTAAGTATTGTTATACCGACTTACAATAGATTACCTATATTAGAGAAATGTCTATTTGCGCTTGAGAATCAAAAATTAAATACAAAAATCAGCAATTATGAAGTAATAGTAGTTGATGATGGATCAACTGACGGGACAACTTCATGGATAAATAAAAATAAAGCTAATCTCCCACACGTTATTCTATTTCAGCAAGAACATGGAGGGCCTGCACTTGGAAGAAATCTGGGAGTAATTAAATCAAAATATGAAATTATCATATTCATTGATAGTGATCTAATTGTTTTAGACAATTTTATAAATTGTCACGTAGAAAAATTACTTGCCTATTGGAGAAAAAATAATAAAAAATGTTTTACCTATGGCTCGGTAGTCAATACATCTAATTTTCTAAATCCTCAGAGTGAAAAACATAAAATAATGGATACTTCTTTTGCATACTTTGCTACTGGGAATGTAGCGATAGCAAAAGAATTGATTTTAAGTGTAGGATTATTTGATACTTCTTTTAGTCTTTACGGTTGGGAGGATTTAGAACTTGGAGAGAGATTAAAAAAAATTGGGACAAAATTAATTAAATGCCCAAATGCAGTAGGTTTTCATTGGCATCCGCCATTTAATTGCGAACAAATAGATTCATTAATAGCTCAAGAAAAAGAGAGAGCAAAAATGGCTTTAGTGTTTTATAAGAAACACCCAAATTTAAGGGTTAGATTTATGATTCAATTAACTCCTCTACATAATTTACTTTGGCAAATTCTTTGCTTGGGAGGACTAATCAGTGTTGATAGAATTTTTCCTTTATTAAGATTCCTAGTAAATATAAGAAGAAATAGACTTGCACTTGAGATACTTAGGATCCCTCTAAATATGATTTACATTAAACAGTTAACCAAATTAAGATAA
- the rpsB gene encoding 30S ribosomal protein S2, giving the protein MAVVSLSEMMEAGAHFGHQTRRWNPKMSKYIYCARNGVHIIDLVKTALCMNNAYKWTRNAAKSGKRFLFVGTKKQASDVVAQEATRCGAAYVNQRWLGGMLTNWTTMKARIERLKDLERMESSGSIAMRPKKEAAVLRRELERLQKYLGGLKGMRRLPDVVVLVDQRRESNAVLEARKLDISLVSMLDTNCDPDLCEVPIPCNDDAVRSVQLILGRLADAINEGRKGSNAERKN; this is encoded by the coding sequence ATGGCTGTTGTATCACTATCAGAAATGATGGAAGCTGGTGCTCATTTTGGGCATCAAACTAGACGTTGGAACCCCAAGATGTCTAAGTATATATATTGCGCGAGAAATGGAGTTCATATTATTGATCTTGTTAAAACGGCATTGTGTATGAATAATGCATATAAATGGACGAGAAACGCTGCAAAAAGCGGTAAACGTTTCCTATTTGTTGGTACTAAAAAACAAGCATCAGATGTAGTAGCTCAGGAAGCTACACGCTGTGGAGCTGCATATGTAAATCAAAGATGGCTTGGGGGGATGTTGACTAATTGGACAACAATGAAAGCTAGGATTGAAAGATTAAAGGATCTAGAAAGAATGGAAAGTAGTGGTTCAATAGCAATGAGGCCTAAAAAAGAAGCTGCAGTATTAAGGAGAGAACTTGAAAGATTACAAAAATACTTAGGTGGACTTAAGGGTATGAGAAGATTACCAGATGTAGTTGTATTGGTTGATCAGAGAAGAGAATCTAATGCAGTATTAGAAGCTAGAAAATTAGATATCTCATTAGTATCAATGTTGGATACAAATTGCGATCCAGATTTGTGTGAAGTTCCAATTCCTTGTAACGATGATGCCGTTAGATCTGTACAACTTATTTTAGGAAGACTTGCAGATGCCATAAATGAAGGTAGAAAGGGCTCTAATGCCGAACGAAAAAATTAA
- a CDS encoding adenylate cyclase, whose product MNNFNNYIDIDKINSQLDRAEIQKRILTRNISREYELYLNLVRDLLFISVEKGLNQIYSYPTINDNFLNENEFYSLFEKKISKLIFTNLPFLTVEQLKINEIEKNINKEINFTFIDSSTKIKDNQKEKFQIEDGFQLNEPTQFKINEDFSNTSEYYQAHNYERFVSLDLDNNQHNYYLSKNNILENLGVEKQFISSLLELIGEEKVEKPINQEKENINQIDNLPNNQILNNFDLIDRSLENLLLNLSYSINQELFKANLIKKMISKDSFNYLVGKNFMIKHPYPFVINLELNLNRSSSNGNNFPSIIFFNISTVELEFKNLNLSIQRNKINELKNQFQRLIKKETYWRQKEITLNKIR is encoded by the coding sequence TTGAATAATTTCAATAATTACATAGATATTGATAAAATTAATTCTCAATTAGATAGAGCAGAAATACAAAAAAGAATATTAACTAGAAATATCTCTAGGGAATACGAACTTTATCTTAATCTAGTAAGGGATCTACTTTTCATCTCTGTAGAAAAAGGCCTTAATCAAATATATAGTTATCCAACAATTAATGATAATTTCTTAAATGAAAATGAATTCTATAGTCTTTTTGAAAAAAAAATAAGTAAATTAATATTTACGAATTTGCCCTTTTTAACAGTAGAACAATTAAAGATAAATGAAATTGAAAAAAATATAAATAAGGAAATTAATTTTACCTTTATTGATAGTTCCACAAAAATAAAGGATAATCAAAAAGAAAAATTTCAAATTGAAGATGGTTTTCAATTAAATGAACCCACTCAGTTCAAGATTAATGAAGACTTTTCAAATACTTCTGAATATTACCAAGCTCATAATTATGAGAGATTTGTATCACTTGATTTAGATAATAACCAACATAATTATTATTTATCTAAAAATAATATTCTTGAAAATTTAGGAGTTGAAAAACAATTTATTTCCTCCTTACTTGAATTAATAGGAGAAGAAAAGGTGGAAAAACCCATAAATCAAGAAAAAGAAAATATCAATCAAATTGATAATTTACCAAATAATCAGATTCTTAATAATTTTGATTTAATAGACAGGTCATTGGAAAATTTACTATTGAATCTTTCATATAGTATTAACCAAGAATTATTCAAAGCAAATCTAATAAAAAAGATGATATCTAAAGATTCCTTTAATTACTTAGTAGGCAAAAATTTTATGATTAAACATCCATATCCTTTTGTTATTAATCTTGAATTAAACTTAAATCGATCATCATCAAACGGCAATAATTTTCCAAGTATTATTTTCTTTAACATATCTACTGTTGAGTTAGAGTTTAAAAACTTAAATCTTTCTATTCAAAGGAACAAAATAAATGAGCTAAAAAATCAATTTCAGCGTTTGATTAAAAAAGAGACATATTGGAGGCAAAAAGAAATAACTTTGAATAAAATACGTTGA
- a CDS encoding M15 family metallopeptidase: protein MKIWNKIPIKDNGDKLIAIPSCLKFLDPHPYSDLGAPYEDKTSIWKLREEAVNRLVKVNDYLISKSSFNLLIYDSWRPLEVQEFMFKRAFLLECEKSDIDISFENIKSYPSILKKVEKFWAYPSHDTKCPPPHSTGGALDVCLSDKDGNLVEMGSMVDQMDETSNPYFFANIKKEEAIIWNSRRNLLRKIMTKFGFAQHPNEWWHFSYGDQLWAWKNKKANALYGKI from the coding sequence TTGAAAATTTGGAATAAAATACCAATTAAAGATAATGGAGATAAATTAATAGCTATACCAAGCTGTCTAAAGTTTTTAGATCCTCACCCTTACTCTGATTTAGGGGCACCTTACGAAGATAAAACTTCTATTTGGAAATTAAGAGAAGAAGCCGTAAATAGATTAGTAAAAGTTAATGATTATTTAATATCAAAGAGTAGTTTTAACCTTTTAATTTATGACAGTTGGCGACCTTTAGAAGTCCAGGAATTTATGTTTAAAAGAGCATTTTTATTAGAGTGCGAAAAATCCGATATTGATATTTCTTTTGAGAATATAAAGTCTTATCCATCTATCTTAAAAAAAGTTGAAAAATTTTGGGCATATCCTTCTCATGACACTAAGTGTCCTCCCCCTCATTCAACTGGGGGTGCATTGGATGTTTGTTTATCAGATAAAGACGGAAATCTTGTTGAAATGGGAAGCATGGTTGATCAAATGGATGAGACATCAAATCCTTATTTTTTTGCAAATATAAAGAAAGAAGAAGCAATTATTTGGAATAGTAGAAGAAATTTATTAAGGAAAATTATGACTAAATTCGGATTTGCTCAACATCCAAATGAATGGTGGCATTTTAGTTATGGTGATCAATTATGGGCTTGGAAAAATAAAAAAGCAAATGCCCTCTATGGAAAAATTTAA
- the tsf gene encoding translation elongation factor Ts: MGNITAKLVKDLRDKTGAGMMDCKKALNETEGNLDKALEWLRKKGIASAEKKSGRVAAEGSIGSYIHTGSRVGVLLELNCETDFVARGDIFQSLLKDVSMQVAACPNVEYVSIEEIPEDVVEKEKQIEMGRDDLSGKPEQIKEKIVEGRIAKRLNELVLLSQPYIKDSSLTVEDLVKQAAAKIGENIKVRRFTRYTLGEGIEKNQMDFAEEVASMQTN; this comes from the coding sequence ATGGGAAACATTACAGCAAAACTTGTAAAAGATCTTAGAGACAAAACTGGCGCAGGAATGATGGACTGCAAAAAAGCACTTAACGAAACTGAAGGGAATCTAGATAAAGCTTTGGAATGGTTAAGAAAGAAAGGCATAGCTAGTGCCGAAAAGAAATCGGGAAGAGTAGCGGCCGAAGGGTCAATTGGAAGTTATATTCATACTGGATCAAGAGTCGGAGTTTTACTAGAGTTAAATTGTGAAACAGATTTCGTTGCTAGAGGTGATATATTCCAATCTCTGCTGAAGGATGTCTCAATGCAAGTAGCAGCATGCCCAAATGTTGAGTATGTATCAATTGAAGAAATCCCAGAAGATGTTGTGGAAAAAGAAAAGCAGATTGAAATGGGTAGGGATGATTTATCTGGAAAACCAGAACAAATTAAAGAAAAAATAGTTGAGGGGAGAATTGCAAAAAGACTTAATGAGCTTGTGTTGCTTTCACAACCCTACATTAAAGATAGTTCTCTAACAGTTGAGGATCTTGTTAAACAAGCAGCTGCAAAAATTGGGGAAAATATCAAAGTGAGACGCTTTACAAGATATACCTTAGGAGAAGGTATCGAAAAAAATCAAATGGACTTTGCTGAAGAGGTCGCATCAATGCAAACAAACTAG
- a CDS encoding DevA family ABC transporter ATP-binding protein has translation MVKANKSKNNVENLKTVSINNLSHFYGKNENKKQVLNDVNLSIDKGELVLLKGPSGCGKTTLLTLIGALRTCQSGELVVLNNQLNGASRKTRQILRRSIGMIFQGHNLLRCLTAEQNVQMGADLIKGLTYLQRREIARNWLSAVGLEEHHKKLPNDLSGGQKQRVAIARALSANPKLLLADEPTSALDSVTGREIVTLLRKLAKEQNCSVLMVTHDPRISDMADRILNMEDGKIYSAHSELI, from the coding sequence ATGGTTAAAGCTAATAAATCAAAAAATAATGTTGAAAACCTAAAAACAGTCTCAATAAATAATTTGAGTCACTTTTATGGTAAAAATGAGAATAAAAAACAAGTTCTTAATGACGTTAATTTAAGTATTGATAAAGGAGAGTTAGTCCTTTTAAAAGGACCTTCTGGATGTGGTAAAACGACTCTTTTAACATTAATTGGTGCCTTGAGAACCTGTCAAAGTGGAGAATTAGTGGTATTAAATAATCAGTTAAATGGAGCATCAAGGAAAACGCGTCAGATTCTTAGAAGAAGTATTGGAATGATTTTTCAAGGTCATAATCTTCTGAGATGTTTAACAGCAGAACAAAATGTCCAAATGGGAGCCGATTTAATAAAAGGTTTAACATATTTGCAAAGACGTGAAATAGCGAGAAACTGGTTGTCAGCAGTAGGATTAGAGGAGCATCATAAAAAGTTGCCAAATGACTTATCTGGCGGGCAGAAACAGAGAGTAGCAATTGCTCGAGCTTTATCTGCTAACCCAAAACTTTTATTAGCTGATGAGCCCACTTCTGCTTTAGATAGCGTTACTGGAAGAGAAATAGTAACCCTTTTAAGGAAACTAGCAAAAGAGCAAAATTGTTCTGTACTTATGGTGACGCATGATCCAAGAATTTCTGATATGGCTGATAGGATATTAAATATGGAAGATGGTAAAATATATAGTGCTCATAGTGAGCTAATATAA
- the recG gene encoding ATP-dependent DNA helicase RecG gives MTISGNNNKLIKDWIRPLQKSLTIETENKFINTLGREKYFNDYLHESLKKLDNLNLSDEYLRIFYEFSKRYNEYNKLDENQRKRLIIDTRKNLYKLGKTLQIESSSNISNNVFLNKADASLSFDSDISLIKNVGKVYKNKLNELGIFHIKDLINYFPRTYLDYTNRVKIINLKPDNLYTCIANVKRFYIHKSKKNSNLSIMNIVVFDETSSIKVTKFFLGRRFRSYSFFTSQKSLYTPGTKLAISGKVKFTEYGKTFVDPQIEILNDKNDNFNFSGKILPLYSLGEALSNMSFIKLMKKVLIYAKQYPEILNKKQLDSLSLLSKGESLINIHFPQTQQALIESKKRLVFDELFLLQIKFLLRKRKTNKNVTSQQLPKKKSLLKEFFNTFPFELTKSQENVLNEIKKDLSSPVPMSRLLQGDVGSGKTIIAIASLLLVIEKNLQGAFMVPTEVLAEQHYKNLLKYLNPLLVSVELLTGNTPQKKRKEIFSNLNNGLVDILVGTHALFEDKVIFNALGMVVIDEQHRFGVTQRNRLLNKGENTNLLSMTATPIPRTLALSIYGDLDVSQITELPPGRVPITTKIISEDDLTNLFKIVEDEINKGKQAYVILPLIEDSEKMNLSSAKKTFKHLSEEVFFNKKVGLLHGKLSSQEKNEVINSFLKNEINILVSTTVIEVGIDVPNATIMIIYNSDRFGLSQLHQLRGRVGRGSTKSFCYLVTSNKNGMENKRLCVLQKSNDGFYIAEKDLELRGPGQILGYRQSGLPDFVLDNLPNNKFLIDKAREEAIKIVSDDPDFKENIVLRNILIDKSDNKFIHDFLN, from the coding sequence GTGACTATTAGTGGGAACAATAATAAATTAATTAAAGATTGGATAAGACCTCTTCAAAAATCTCTTACTATTGAAACTGAAAACAAATTTATTAATACTTTAGGAAGAGAAAAATACTTTAATGATTATTTGCATGAATCTTTAAAAAAACTAGATAATCTAAATCTCTCAGACGAATATTTAAGGATATTTTATGAATTTTCTAAAAGATATAATGAATACAATAAATTAGATGAAAATCAAAGAAAAAGGTTAATTATAGATACGAGAAAAAATCTTTATAAACTAGGCAAAACTCTACAAATAGAAAGTTCTAGTAATATTTCTAATAATGTTTTTCTGAATAAAGCTGATGCAAGTTTGTCTTTTGATTCAGATATTTCATTAATAAAAAATGTAGGAAAAGTTTATAAAAATAAGCTTAATGAATTAGGGATATTTCATATAAAAGATCTAATTAATTATTTCCCACGAACATATCTAGACTATACAAATAGAGTCAAGATAATAAATTTAAAACCAGATAATTTATACACGTGCATTGCAAACGTTAAAAGATTTTATATTCATAAGAGTAAAAAAAATAGTAATTTATCAATAATGAATATTGTCGTTTTTGATGAGACGTCTTCAATAAAGGTTACAAAATTTTTTTTAGGAAGAAGATTTAGATCTTACTCTTTCTTCACATCTCAAAAATCTTTGTACACTCCTGGAACTAAATTAGCAATTTCCGGTAAGGTTAAATTTACAGAGTATGGCAAAACTTTTGTAGATCCGCAGATTGAAATTCTTAATGATAAAAATGATAATTTTAATTTCTCAGGCAAAATATTACCCTTGTATTCATTAGGTGAAGCATTATCAAATATGAGTTTTATAAAACTTATGAAAAAGGTATTAATTTATGCAAAGCAATATCCAGAAATTTTAAATAAAAAGCAACTTGATTCATTATCTTTATTGTCAAAAGGAGAGTCTTTGATTAATATTCATTTTCCACAAACTCAACAGGCACTTATTGAGTCAAAAAAACGTTTGGTTTTTGATGAGTTATTCTTACTTCAAATAAAGTTTCTACTTAGAAAAAGAAAGACTAATAAAAATGTAACTTCCCAACAATTACCTAAAAAGAAATCTTTATTAAAAGAATTTTTTAATACTTTTCCTTTTGAATTAACAAAATCTCAGGAAAATGTTTTAAATGAAATTAAGAAAGATTTATCTAGTCCCGTACCAATGTCTAGATTGCTTCAGGGAGATGTAGGAAGCGGTAAAACCATAATTGCAATAGCGTCTCTTCTACTGGTCATAGAAAAAAACTTGCAAGGTGCATTTATGGTCCCAACTGAGGTATTGGCAGAACAGCATTATAAAAATTTATTAAAATATTTGAACCCCCTTTTAGTCTCTGTTGAGCTACTTACTGGGAATACTCCTCAAAAAAAGAGAAAAGAAATTTTCTCTAATTTGAACAATGGATTAGTTGATATCCTCGTAGGTACTCATGCATTATTTGAGGATAAAGTCATCTTTAATGCATTAGGGATGGTCGTAATTGATGAACAGCATAGATTTGGAGTTACTCAAAGAAATAGATTACTAAACAAAGGAGAAAATACTAACTTGTTATCAATGACAGCAACACCAATTCCAAGAACTCTTGCGCTTTCGATTTATGGTGACTTAGATGTGAGTCAAATTACAGAACTCCCTCCTGGGAGAGTTCCTATAACAACAAAAATAATTTCAGAAGATGATTTAACTAACTTGTTCAAGATTGTTGAAGATGAGATCAATAAGGGAAAGCAAGCTTATGTGATTTTGCCACTTATAGAAGATTCAGAAAAAATGAATTTAAGCTCCGCAAAGAAAACATTCAAACATTTATCAGAAGAGGTCTTTTTTAACAAAAAAGTTGGATTATTACATGGCAAATTAAGTTCACAAGAAAAGAATGAAGTGATTAATTCTTTTTTAAAGAATGAAATTAATATATTGGTTTCAACCACTGTAATTGAGGTTGGTATTGATGTGCCTAACGCCACAATTATGATTATTTATAATTCGGATAGATTTGGATTGTCCCAGCTACATCAATTAAGGGGAAGAGTTGGTAGAGGTTCAACAAAATCTTTTTGTTATCTGGTAACCTCCAATAAAAATGGAATGGAAAATAAACGACTTTGTGTTTTGCAAAAATCTAATGATGGCTTTTATATTGCTGAAAAAGACTTGGAGCTTAGAGGACCAGGCCAGATTTTAGGATATAGACAATCCGGATTGCCTGATTTTGTACTGGACAATTTACCTAACAATAAATTTCTTATTGATAAGGCTCGTGAAGAGGCTATTAAGATTGTTAGTGATGATCCTGATTTTAAAGAAAATATTGTTTTAAGGAATATACTTATTGATAAATCTGATAATAAATTCATTCATGATTTCTTAAATTGA